From Oncorhynchus tshawytscha isolate Ot180627B linkage group LG11, Otsh_v2.0, whole genome shotgun sequence, the proteins below share one genomic window:
- the LOC112262070 gene encoding transcription cofactor vestigial-like protein 2 isoform X1 → MSCLDVMYPVYGHYAPYAPATPAFINNFQAPVGLRSTSPCHRDFMMESRGMQRGPGGVSSGTSVGPGSSSSSYPSAKRPEEGPKEKQEVPEAEYLTSRCILFTYYQGDISSVVDEHFSRALSSYMEGEGKRRALDLGTDTPSSSSRHSFPPSFWDSNYPSSQCRSRCEPRAPTYSMDPYASGLHPGLPHPHSHLHPAEEWGYAQCQAYGAPRPLHELYSPSGLEPHHPYGPLLMPTVRPSHLGTLPGQHPYDISKLDPTAPWPGLLPPGEMAINMDAGLQHHKKGKELYWF, encoded by the exons ATGAGTTGTTTGGATGTTATGTACCCAGTCTATGGACATTACGCACCGTACGCGCCAGCCACTCCCGCGTTCATCAACAACTTCCAG gcaCCAGTCGGTCTGAGGAGCACCTCTCCTTGCCACAGAGACTTCATGATGGAAAGCAGGGGGATGCAAAGGGGTCCCGGGGGGGTGTCGTCAGGCACCAGCGTGGGCCCcggctcttcctcttcctcatatCCCTCCGCCAAGCGACCGGAGGAAGGCCCTAAGGAGAAACAGGAAGTCCCCGAGGCTGAGTACCTGACGTCGCGTTGCATCCTCTTCACATACTACCAGGGGGACATCAGCAGTGTGGTGGACGAACACTTCTCCAGGGCACTCAGCTCCTACATGGAAGGAGAGGGCAAGAGGAGGGCGTTGGACCTGGGCACAG acacccCTTCATCCAGCAGTCGCCACAGCTTCCCCCCATCCTTCTGGGATAGCAACTACCCCTCCTCCCAGTGTCGCTCCCGCTGCGAGCCCAGAGCGCCCACCTATTCCATGGACCCCTACGCTTCCGGACTCCACCCAGGCCTTCCTCACCCCCACTCACACCTGCACCCAGCAGAGGAGTGGGGCTACGCACAATGCCAAGCCTACGGGGCCCCCAGGCCCCTCCATGAACTCTACTCCCCCAGCGGCCTAGAGCCCCACCACCCATATGGCCCCCTTCTCATGCCCACTGTGCGACCCTCCCACCTGGGCACCCTCCCCGGACAACACCCCTACGATATCAGCAAGCTGGACCCCACCGCCCCCTGGCCGGGCCTGCTGCCCCCAGGTGAGATGGCCATCAACATGGACGCAG GCCTCCAGCATCACAAGAAAGGGAAGGAGTTGTACTGGTTTTAA
- the LOC112262070 gene encoding transcription cofactor vestigial-like protein 2 isoform X2: MSCLDVMYPVYGHYAPYAPATPAFINNFQAPVGLRSTSPCHRDFMMESRGMQRGPGGVSSGTSVGPGSSSSSYPSAKRPEEGPKEKQEVPEAEYLTSRCILFTYYQGDISSVVDEHFSRALSSYMEGEGKRRALDLGTDTPSSSSRHSFPPSFWDSNYPSSQCRSRCEPRAPTYSMDPYASGLHPGLPHPHSHLHPAEEWGYAQCQAYGAPRPLHELYSPSGLEPHHPYGPLLMPTVRPSHLGTLPGQHPYDISKLDPTAPWPGLLPPGLQHHKKGKELYWF, from the exons ATGAGTTGTTTGGATGTTATGTACCCAGTCTATGGACATTACGCACCGTACGCGCCAGCCACTCCCGCGTTCATCAACAACTTCCAG gcaCCAGTCGGTCTGAGGAGCACCTCTCCTTGCCACAGAGACTTCATGATGGAAAGCAGGGGGATGCAAAGGGGTCCCGGGGGGGTGTCGTCAGGCACCAGCGTGGGCCCcggctcttcctcttcctcatatCCCTCCGCCAAGCGACCGGAGGAAGGCCCTAAGGAGAAACAGGAAGTCCCCGAGGCTGAGTACCTGACGTCGCGTTGCATCCTCTTCACATACTACCAGGGGGACATCAGCAGTGTGGTGGACGAACACTTCTCCAGGGCACTCAGCTCCTACATGGAAGGAGAGGGCAAGAGGAGGGCGTTGGACCTGGGCACAG acacccCTTCATCCAGCAGTCGCCACAGCTTCCCCCCATCCTTCTGGGATAGCAACTACCCCTCCTCCCAGTGTCGCTCCCGCTGCGAGCCCAGAGCGCCCACCTATTCCATGGACCCCTACGCTTCCGGACTCCACCCAGGCCTTCCTCACCCCCACTCACACCTGCACCCAGCAGAGGAGTGGGGCTACGCACAATGCCAAGCCTACGGGGCCCCCAGGCCCCTCCATGAACTCTACTCCCCCAGCGGCCTAGAGCCCCACCACCCATATGGCCCCCTTCTCATGCCCACTGTGCGACCCTCCCACCTGGGCACCCTCCCCGGACAACACCCCTACGATATCAGCAAGCTGGACCCCACCGCCCCCTGGCCGGGCCTGCTGCCCCCAG GCCTCCAGCATCACAAGAAAGGGAAGGAGTTGTACTGGTTTTAA